TCGTCGGGGGCTGTAAACTCAGGCACTATATTGGCCTTATTTTTATTCGAAGCCTTTAGTTTTCTCCAACCAAGTATTACAAGGTTTCTAATCAGTAACAGGATAGCAACCCATATCATAAAAAAGGGGCCGCTGTTAGAAAACAAAATAATTGACCATTCAGGTTCACGGGAAATAATGCCTTCAGGGATTGAGCAAGCAATGGTTAACCCTTCATTCTTTAGCATTCCTCCGTTTGCAGCAAAAACAAGACTTGAGGTTTTCGCGTCAAATTTACCGTAGCAGTCTTTGGCAGAATCTCCATATTTTCCGGTGTAGCAAGAGAAAGAGTTTACTGTTGACCCCTCAGGAAACTTAACTGCGCAACTAATACTGTCAATATCAAACTCCCAACCATTCCCATTTACGTTCCAATACAGTTCATCATACCCTTCACCATACTTAAATGGCCTTTTTACAGTATAAATTATTTTATAAACATGACTGCCAAATGATAAAATGGAGTCAGGATTACCAATATATAGCAGTTTACTTCCTGCTTCAAAATCATCGTCATATTTTACAGGCTGGTTGTTCAAGAGGATGCTGTCAACCCTAACAATCATTTTAAAATTAAGTCCTGAGCCTATATCATAACTATCAGGTATATACCTGACAATTCCTTTATTTATAGACCCTGTTTCTGTGTTTAAAACCGCTATGGTCTCCACAACACGCATGGTTCCATCCTGGCGGATTTCAAAATCGGCGTGAAATGATTGAATTTTATCTGCCGCCAAACCGGCCTCAAAAACACTTTTAAGGTCATCCATCGCCTTAATTGTTGCCTTTGCTATATGTTTAGTGAGTTTACCGAACTCTTTAGCCTTCCCTTTTTTTGTAGCTATGGACTCTTTGCCGGGTACTACGTCTGCTCTATACAAAACCTCATCCCAAACTTTTTTATTAAATCCTTCTTTAACAGAATTAAAATATTTTTCGAATTTTTTATTATCGAATTTGGAATCAGAAATTTTATTTGAATACACTAAAATACTGGCATCTATCGCACTATCTATTTGATGATCTACACAATAGTGAAGCTGTTTTCCGTTACCATCTAAATATTTTTGTGTTTGGCTATACGATACATTAAAAATACCAATAACCAGCAGCAGGAAAAGTAATACCCTCATCAATTAATTATTTATCGGTAAAGTTAACTTTAGGGACTTTCTTGGCTTCAGGGTCTTCTGTAAAAAACACTTCGGGCTTAAACCCGAACATCCCGGCGATAAGCACCTTAGGAAATACCGCTATCGATTGATTGTACTCCCTAACAGTACCGTTAAAATACTTGCGAGCTTCTCTTATATGCTCTTCTGTTTCGGTTAGTGTGTCGTACAAATCTTTAAAATTTGAATCTGCTTTTAGCTCAGGATAGTTCTGCGATATAGCAAATACATTTCGCAAAGCCGAGCTAAGACCAATCGCTACCTCGCCTTGCTCTTTTGCTCCAACTGCAGCAATACCCTTACTGTGCCACATAGAAATTTCTTTCAAAATCTCTTTCTCGTGCGAGGCGTACCCTTTTACAGTTTCAACAAGATTCGGTATCAAATCAAGTCGTTGTTGTAAATATGCTCCCAAAGTGCTTTGGCCTTCATGCACCAAAATACGTTCCTTTACTAACTCGTTGTAAATACGTACTACAAAAAATAAAATAGCTAATAAAACAATTCCTAATACAACTACCATTTTAATTACAGTGATTTTAAAGTGTAATAATACTCCATTCTACTATTTAATACAAATAAAGCGATGGTTTAATACCCTTCATTGTTAAAAAAGTAAACGCCTAAAATGTAGAGATATACATTACTTTATAATTTTTTTTGAAACAAAAACATCCCGTGCCAATTACAGGGGGATGATACTGATAAATAAAGGCACCAACAACTTGGTTATCTTCACTCTGAAGGAAAAAACCACCCGCCCCAATCCTAAATACCTCTTCGAGTTTAGTAACTCTCAAACTAACGAAAGTATTACTTGTATCGCAGCCGATACCTCTGACTACCCCGAGCGTTATAATAGTTTTGAGATAGTAGAAATTACCAGCCCCAGCCCGCTGCTAGCACAGGTAGAGCTTACCCCCTCAGGTTTTTGGGAATACAAGGTATATGCTCAAGACAGTGCTACAAACTTACAACCCGCCAATGCCGACGAACTGGTTGAAACAGGGTTAGCCTACGTGGTGGGCACCGCTGAAACCACCTATACTTATAATGACCAACCCACTAACGCATTTATATACAATGGATAAGCAAAAACACTTTTTTACAACCTTGCAAGTGCCTACGTGGCATAAACCGCCCCGATTTAAGGAAAGCCGCCGTTTCGATTGGGTTAATTATGGTGAAGCGAACGATTACCCCGACTATCTGATAAATCTTTTTAACGGTTCGCCTACCCATCAAGCCATTGTGAGCGGCAAAAAAGATTATATTTTTGGTAAAGGGGTAGAAATACCCAATAGCCCAAACACCGCTGATGCTGCTAAACTGCAACAGTTAATTCACAGAGCCAACCGCTTCGAATCGTTGAACCAATTGCTTGAAAAATTGATTCTAGATTATGAGCTTTTTAATGGTTTCGCTGTAAAAATCTACCAAAACATTGTTACAGGTAAGATTAGCGAGATGTACCACGTAGATTGGGCTACTTGCCGTATCAACGAAGACGCATCGGTAATTTACACTTCAAAACAGTGGACTGAGCAACAGTCGCTAACGAACAAGTTTGCTGGAAGTACCCGTCAACCGGAAGACTTAAGAGGCCTCCCCGCTTTCGATATCAACGTTCCTCAGCGTGAAAGCATTTTGTATTTCCGTGAGTATAGCCCACAAATGAAGGTGTATCCATTACCGGGTTATTTAGGTTGCAATGCTTCCATTGAAACCGAAATAGAAATCAGTAACTTTCATCTAAACAACATAAAAACAGGGTTTTCTGCAGGCACCCTGCTTACATTTACTAACGGTGTGCCCACCGAAGATGAGCAACGGGATATTGAACGTCAGGTAAAGCGCAAAGTGGCGGGAACGGATAATGCGGGTGAAATTATATTATACTTTACAGACGGTGTAGAAAGTACCCCTCAAATATTACAACTGCGCCCCAACGATCTTGATAAACAGTACGACCAACTTAAACAAACAGTAATGGACACCATTTTTGTGGGTCATAAAGTTACCAGCCCAATGTTGTTTGGTGTTAGGGCACCCGGCCAACTGGGAGGAAGAAATGAACTAAGGGAAGCTTACGAATTGTTTCAAAACACCTACGTCAACAAACGCAGGCAAACTATTGAGCAATTGTTGAAAAACCTTGCTGAAACCAATGGCATCAGTACGCCATTATGCCTTACTCCAACCGAACCGATCGGTTTAGGAATGTTGTTGAGCGAGCAGGACATTAGTGAAGTACTTACTTCTGATGAAAAACGTCGCTACTTGGCACAAATAGGTTTCCCTATCACTGTCAGCGATCCATCAATTGCAGATAATTAATCCATTACAAATTTTCTTACACTATCAATTAGCAAATCCTTATGGAACAGGTCTATTTTATATCCGCCGACAGGCTGAAAGAAGATACCGTGATTAATGAGAACACGGATAATAAGTTAATCTCACCCACAATACTCATGGTGCAGGATATTTATATACAGGGTATTATCGGCACCTCATTATACAACGAGTTGAGAACTCAGGTAAAGGCCGACACTGTAACAGCCCTTAACCAAACATTGCTTAATGACTATTTACAACCGGCTATAAAACACTATTGTATGGCCGAACTGTGTCTGCCGCTTACGTATAAGTTCATGAATAAATCCATCGTAACAAAAAATAGCGAGAACAGTGTTACTGCCTCACCGGAACAACTAAGTCAGATAAAAAACTATTACCTGAACCATGCGGAATGGTACGCGAAACGTATTGTAAAATACCTGCAGCAAAATCAATCTAAATACCCTTTATGGCTGAGCGGAAATACTACTATTGATGCCATTCACCCAAGAATCAACACTTATCACACAGGTATGTTTTTGGGAAATACTCGTGGGAATTCATTCTCAACCTCATTACCTATTGATAACGGCGAAAACAATTGTTGCGAATAGTTATGAATGAAAAGAGAATAAAAAAAGAAAACATCCAAAAATTACTCAATTATCTAGAAAAGAAAGACCATGCAGTTTCAGACAAAAAATCAGGTAATAACAAAACTAAGGCAACTGGCTGAAAGTCATTTACTAGTCCGTGGGTTTGGCTATGGTGACCGTTGGGAACTTGAATCAGCTATGACCAAAGTGGATGGTACAACAATCGGACTCACCCATCCTTCAAAGCAGCCGTTTATGTGGGTTACCCCCATAATAGCCCGTGTAACCGAAGGTAGTCTCTTTTATGATTTTGAAATAATTGTAGGCGACTTGGTGAAACGGGATGAAAGTAATGAACTGGAAGTGGAGAGTGATACTTTACTTATTTGTTTGGACATCCTCTCAAAACTAAACGATGAAAGCTATGAATGGGCTCTTTCAAAGCAAAGTAATCTTCAACCCTTTACCGAAAAGTGGGACAGCGAATTTACGGGCCACATTATGAATGTATCGCTGGAGTTTATGTTTGATTATGACTATTGTCAAGTTCCATTTACACGTCCGGATGAAGACATCACTGCATTTCTTGCGGCTACAGGCATTGACGATGAAACACAAATATTTGCCATTACTTATTTAGTAACGCAACTAAAAGAAAACGGACTTTGGAACAAAATGCACGCTCTATACCCGTTTGTAGGCGGTACGGCAAATAGGCACAGTATAAACCTAAAAAATCCGGCTCAGTATAAAATAACGTGGAGTCCAACGGGAGTGACCCACAACGCAAATGGTATAACCGGAGACGGAATAGCCGGCTATGGCGACACCGGTTATATTATCGCCGCTGCAAACAAAGACAACTTCCATATGTCAGCTTATATAAGGAATGATGTTAGTGCTGGGGCTAAATGTGCTATCGGAGGCACTAGTGACAGTAATGTAATTCAACTCTTACCGTTTCAAACGGGAAATCTCTTCCAATCTTCAATAAACCAAAATACTGCATCAACAGCTTCAAATGTTTCTTCGAAAGGAAATTATATAGGTAGTAGACTTGCCCCAAATCGTTCAATTGCGTATAAAAATGTCACAAAATTATTTGAAAACACCACTGTGAGTACTTCAACCCCTTCTGTTTCATTATTTCTACTTTGTCGGCATTTAAGTACTTCACAAACATATCTTTCAGATTTCAATATCGCACTTACCTCAATTGGCGAGGCCTTAAACGATGTAGAGTCAATCAACTTCCTTGCAATTACACAACAATATGAAACCTATTTAAATAGACAACTATGATAAACTGGAATTTGTTAATAACCATTTTAGGATCTGGCTCAGGAGGTGCATTACTATTAAAAGTGATCGAAATTTATTTTTTACCCAAGAAAGTACAAAAAGAGTTTGATGAAAAGGTACGAGATGAATTATGGGACAGAATAAAAAACCTTGAGGGCCGTATTGATGAACAGAACAAGATGATCGTAGAGGTAATGAAAGAAAATGCCAGCTTAAAAGCTGAGGTAAGCATATTACGCCTAGAAAACGCAAAGCTTAAAGATGACCCATAACTAATTATTAATTACAAAGTCGTTTCCTTATATATTTTAAGAATATATTTTACACCATTTATTTCAAACCAAGCTGGATAGCGTTCATTATCGCTAACTCGAAGGAGGTTAAATTGCTCCTTGATAGACTTATCGATATTTAAACGACTATCTTCGGGTCTACGTCGTGGATAAAAGCTCTCTTCACCATATTGTGGTTTACCAACTACATCTGGATATTTTTTAATAAAGCTAACAACCAGTTTTAGTGTTACTGTCCCTTGCTTCTCCCTCAATTCATCAACCAATTCAAGCCCATCCAATTCCATAGTCTCTTGGCCATATACACATCCGTCATCGACTTTTGAAGTTGCTTCAAAAAGTGTTACTGGAATTATTCCTTTTCCCTCTATGACTTGCCATGTCATTGGTGACCAGCCCTTGCCTTGGGGCAAGGCACTTTCATGAACGACAAGGTTATTTTTATTAAGGTGTAAATTTTTGAATATCCTTTCACACGATAACATTACCAAGATATCACCTTCTCTAACATCTTGATGATCATGCAGTAAATACACATCATGACCCAAAGAAATAATTTGATTCCTCAATTCCTTCGCATATGGTATTATCCATGAATGAATATTATCACATAATATTTGTATGAGCATTCTCTATTATCCTATTCAATATCCGTCAAATCAATTTACGTCTATCCTGTTTACATTCACAGTAGGTAGGGCTACCTTAATGCGCTGAATAAGCGTATTAAGGTGTTCTGTATCACTGATGAATAACATTATTCGTCCGTCAAAAGTACCATCTTCGTGCGATTCAACAGTTATCGATTTCATGTTAACAGCCAAATCTTTTGATACAACGTCTGTTATTTTGCTGATTACCCCCACACTGTCAATCCCGGTAATATGGACTCCAGCCAAAAAGGATTGGTCGCTTTTGATGGGTGAATGCGCCCATTGTGCCTTGATAATCCGGTAGCCATAATTACTCATCAAGCGTATTGCAT
Above is a window of Bacteroidota bacterium DNA encoding:
- a CDS encoding DUF2207 domain-containing protein is translated as MRVLLFLLLVIGIFNVSYSQTQKYLDGNGKQLHYCVDHQIDSAIDASILVYSNKISDSKFDNKKFEKYFNSVKEGFNKKVWDEVLYRADVVPGKESIATKKGKAKEFGKLTKHIAKATIKAMDDLKSVFEAGLAADKIQSFHADFEIRQDGTMRVVETIAVLNTETGSINKGIVRYIPDSYDIGSGLNFKMIVRVDSILLNNQPVKYDDDFEAGSKLLYIGNPDSILSFGSHVYKIIYTVKRPFKYGEGYDELYWNVNGNGWEFDIDSISCAVKFPEGSTVNSFSCYTGKYGDSAKDCYGKFDAKTSSLVFAANGGMLKNEGLTIACSIPEGIISREPEWSIILFSNSGPFFMIWVAILLLIRNLVILGWRKLKASNKNKANIVPEFTAPDDVNPALAGYIYHKGYEPSQTIASLVNLAVNKYLTISADSSGSGNYLIAATDKKVPFGKEAEQLLIEDAEIIVTGHIKPDKASEEVAYFDAQVKRYCDSKNKNAALFVYKRGGQIWGRVLIGVSLAISVLLMTIHYKPSALTFVYYLTGIVLCALVHKLLDLRYTKYTQAGETLLNKILGLRMFLATADSQRMNTINKPNADFVPEKMLPYAIALDCLKEWTSAFGNSIKKSLEADGFAENTMVNSVVYSTGGYYLLSNSMRRSWGVDYSNFYQRRLTEITEELNSNTTESEEKHRPDLTIFRHSSDRAAAEMLSRRTEELKQLVDYKKKEIEAEALRASESNSSKSSVSKSTNSGSASKGSGYSGGGRGGGGGGGW
- a CDS encoding LemA family protein; the encoded protein is MVVVLGIVLLAILFFVVRIYNELVKERILVHEGQSTLGAYLQQRLDLIPNLVETVKGYASHEKEILKEISMWHSKGIAAVGAKEQGEVAIGLSSALRNVFAISQNYPELKADSNFKDLYDTLTETEEHIREARKYFNGTVREYNQSIAVFPKVLIAGMFGFKPEVFFTEDPEAKKVPKVNFTDK
- a CDS encoding phage portal protein, translated to MTNPLTHLYTMDKQKHFFTTLQVPTWHKPPRFKESRRFDWVNYGEANDYPDYLINLFNGSPTHQAIVSGKKDYIFGKGVEIPNSPNTADAAKLQQLIHRANRFESLNQLLEKLILDYELFNGFAVKIYQNIVTGKISEMYHVDWATCRINEDASVIYTSKQWTEQQSLTNKFAGSTRQPEDLRGLPAFDINVPQRESILYFREYSPQMKVYPLPGYLGCNASIETEIEISNFHLNNIKTGFSAGTLLTFTNGVPTEDEQRDIERQVKRKVAGTDNAGEIILYFTDGVESTPQILQLRPNDLDKQYDQLKQTVMDTIFVGHKVTSPMLFGVRAPGQLGGRNELREAYELFQNTYVNKRRQTIEQLLKNLAETNGISTPLCLTPTEPIGLGMLLSEQDISEVLTSDEKRRYLAQIGFPITVSDPSIADN
- a CDS encoding methionyl-tRNA formyltransferase; this encodes MLIQILCDNIHSWIIPYAKELRNQIISLGHDVYLLHDHQDVREGDILVMLSCERIFKNLHLNKNNLVVHESALPQGKGWSPMTWQVIEGKGIIPVTLFEATSKVDDGCVYGQETMELDGLELVDELREKQGTVTLKLVVSFIKKYPDVVGKPQYGEESFYPRRRPEDSRLNIDKSIKEQFNLLRVSDNERYPAWFEINGVKYILKIYKETTL